In the Flagellimonas sp. MMG031 genome, one interval contains:
- a CDS encoding anhydro-N-acetylmuramic acid kinase: protein MSTYKVLGLMSGTSLDGLDMAYCHIWEANGTWNFRIKNTAEIEYSEDMREYLKNAIHLSEEEHAQLHKDYGIWLGQQCRLFLDELGEEVDFIASHGHTSHHRPEDGVTFQLGDGQLSANISGKQVVCDFRTKDVSLKGQGAPLVPIGDRLLFHEYDFCLNLGGISNISFEKNGKRIAYDIGLANMPLNYITHKMGMAYDKNGQLARSGKLDTTLLNELNTLEYYKLPYPKSTGYEWFTSQIVPLIENSSASNPDLLHTFIHHNCEQIALAVHQHKADKPDKHKLLATGGGALNRFFMDSLQTALGDDVEVVVPDKTLIAYKEALVFALMGVLRLQGRTNVLKSVTGATSDSCSGEVYFPQED from the coding sequence ATGAGCACTTATAAAGTTTTGGGGCTGATGTCCGGCACCTCGCTGGATGGCTTGGACATGGCCTATTGCCATATTTGGGAAGCCAACGGAACTTGGAATTTTCGCATTAAAAACACGGCCGAAATTGAATACTCGGAAGATATGCGGGAATACCTCAAAAATGCAATTCATCTTTCCGAGGAAGAACATGCACAATTGCACAAAGATTATGGCATCTGGTTAGGGCAACAGTGCCGTTTGTTTTTGGACGAACTTGGCGAAGAGGTAGACTTTATTGCCAGTCATGGCCACACATCACATCACCGCCCCGAAGATGGTGTCACCTTTCAATTGGGCGATGGACAGCTTTCGGCGAATATCTCCGGAAAGCAAGTGGTCTGCGATTTCAGGACTAAGGATGTTTCCTTAAAGGGACAAGGCGCTCCGTTGGTGCCCATTGGCGACAGGTTATTGTTCCACGAATACGATTTTTGTCTGAATCTCGGGGGCATCAGCAATATCTCCTTTGAAAAAAATGGCAAACGTATCGCTTACGATATTGGATTGGCCAATATGCCGCTGAACTATATCACCCACAAAATGGGAATGGCCTACGATAAAAATGGTCAACTGGCACGGTCGGGGAAATTGGACACAACACTTTTAAATGAACTCAATACTTTGGAATATTATAAGCTCCCCTACCCCAAGTCTACTGGCTACGAATGGTTTACCTCGCAAATTGTCCCGTTGATTGAAAACTCATCGGCCTCTAATCCAGATTTGCTGCATACTTTTATCCATCATAATTGCGAGCAGATTGCCTTGGCCGTCCATCAACACAAAGCCGACAAGCCTGATAAACATAAATTATTGGCCACTGGCGGAGGCGCTCTCAACCGGTTTTTTATGGATAGCCTGCAAACTGCCTTGGGCGACGACGTAGAAGTGGTAGTTCCTGATAAAACCCTGATTGCCTACAAAGAAGCCCTAGTTTTCGCACTAATGGGGGTGCTGAGACTCCAAGGAAGGACCAATGTTTTAAAATCTGTGACCGGAGCCACTTCAGATTCCTGTAGCGGAGAGGTATATTTCCCCCAAGAAGATTAA
- a CDS encoding multidrug effflux MFS transporter, with amino-acid sequence MQKQHQKPNFEFVALMAALMSIVALAIDAILPAISNIGTAINSTDPTDNQLLVTMIFLGLGVGQLFFGPISDSFGRKPVVYIGFIIFLIASVVCLYAPSLEVMVVGRIFQGIGLSAPRTISISIIRDTYVGDYMAKIMSFVVAFFILVPVVAPAIGKLILDAAGWEAIFYVQMFFVLVVAIWFWKRQKETLHPEYKIPFTRHVFIDGVKEFVKYRETVAFTLTSGLVTGAFLVYLSSAQHIFEDQYALKEMFPYIFAGLAVSIGLSTFLNGTLVMRFGMRKLSLMATIVFCIVALTYSIVFLNTPNPSIYVLVGFLSIQFFCLGFMWGNFRSIAMEPIGHIAGIGAAINGFVSTLLSIPIATFIGEFVKETVWPLFAGLAICGLCALAIFLLVNKPKRKRVVTT; translated from the coding sequence ATGCAAAAACAACATCAAAAACCCAACTTTGAGTTTGTGGCCCTAATGGCCGCTTTGATGTCCATCGTAGCCCTGGCCATTGATGCCATTCTACCTGCCATTTCCAATATAGGAACGGCCATCAACAGTACCGATCCAACGGATAACCAGTTATTGGTGACCATGATTTTCTTGGGGCTTGGGGTAGGGCAGCTCTTCTTTGGACCCATATCAGACAGTTTTGGAAGAAAGCCAGTGGTTTATATTGGATTTATCATCTTTTTGATTGCAAGTGTCGTCTGCTTGTATGCACCTTCTTTGGAAGTGATGGTCGTTGGCCGCATCTTTCAGGGCATTGGGCTTTCGGCACCTAGAACGATTTCCATTTCCATCATTCGGGATACCTACGTGGGCGATTATATGGCCAAAATCATGTCCTTTGTGGTGGCCTTCTTTATTTTGGTTCCAGTGGTAGCGCCTGCCATTGGTAAGTTGATTCTGGATGCTGCGGGATGGGAGGCTATTTTTTATGTGCAGATGTTCTTTGTTTTGGTCGTTGCCATTTGGTTTTGGAAGCGTCAAAAGGAAACCCTGCATCCCGAGTATAAAATCCCCTTCACGCGGCATGTGTTTATCGATGGGGTAAAGGAATTTGTGAAATATCGTGAAACCGTGGCCTTTACGTTGACATCTGGATTGGTGACAGGCGCATTTTTAGTGTATTTGAGCTCGGCCCAGCATATTTTTGAAGATCAATATGCCTTAAAGGAAATGTTCCCTTATATTTTTGCGGGCTTGGCCGTTTCCATTGGACTTTCCACTTTTTTGAACGGAACCTTGGTGATGCGCTTCGGGATGCGAAAACTGTCTTTAATGGCAACGATTGTTTTTTGCATTGTCGCCTTAACGTATTCCATTGTATTCCTTAATACGCCCAATCCCAGTATTTACGTGCTGGTAGGGTTCTTGTCCATTCAGTTTTTCTGCCTTGGGTTTATGTGGGGTAACTTCCGTTCCATTGCTATGGAGCCTATCGGTCATATAGCAGGTATTGGTGCTGCTATCAATGGATTTGTATCTACTTTGCTGTCCATTCCCATAGCAACCTTTATTGGGGAATTTGTAAAAGAAACGGTATGGCCGCTTTTTGCTGGCTTGGCCATTTGCGGTCTTTGCGCCCTTGCCATTTTCCTTCTGGTGAACAAGCCCAAACGAAAAAGGGTGGTCACCACTTAA